A window of Vescimonas fastidiosa contains these coding sequences:
- a CDS encoding ribonuclease J gives MAEKLKIIPLGGLNEIGKNMTAYEYGGEIIVVDCGMAFPGDDMYGIDCVIPDVSYLIKNHNRLRGLFITHGHEDHIGAIPYVLKQVNMPIYCTRFTAGLIKLKLQEHRLLDSTKIITVEPGSTVRAGKFQVEFIHVNHSIADSVAFAIRTRMGTVVHTGDFKIDSTPIDGEVIDLARFGALGHEGVLALLADSTNVERPGYTMSERAVGKTFTRQFTGCKKRIIVTTFASNVHRIQQVIDAAHACGRKVAVTGRSMENIMKVSTDLGYMKVPKGTVVDLNRLKNLPPEQQVIVTTGSQGEEMSALYRMAFSTHKQIDVGPTDKVIISASAIPGNEVTVGRVINELFRKGVDVVYDKADMLHVSGHACQEELKIIHALTKPRFFIPLHGEQRMLQIHKRVAESMGMNPNNIVVADNGSVIEITGKHIKCETSVPAGEVFVDGSGVGEVGAVVLNDRKLLAEDGMVVVVLPMSSHDHQLLCPPEIVTRGFVYVKESEELLHQLREVAQKTVDAMPARKRRDDGEVSRAVRSAVSSYLYKHTKRSPMVIPMVTKL, from the coding sequence ATGGCAGAAAAATTAAAAATCATCCCCCTGGGCGGCCTCAATGAGATCGGTAAAAACATGACCGCCTACGAATACGGCGGTGAGATCATCGTGGTGGACTGCGGCATGGCCTTCCCCGGCGACGATATGTACGGCATCGACTGTGTCATTCCCGATGTCAGCTACCTGATCAAAAATCACAACCGCCTCCGGGGCCTGTTCATCACCCACGGTCACGAGGACCACATCGGGGCCATTCCCTATGTTCTCAAGCAGGTGAATATGCCCATCTACTGCACCCGCTTCACCGCCGGACTTATTAAGCTGAAGCTCCAGGAGCACCGCCTGCTGGACTCCACCAAGATCATCACCGTGGAGCCGGGCAGCACCGTCCGGGCCGGCAAGTTCCAGGTGGAGTTCATCCATGTGAACCACTCCATTGCCGACTCCGTGGCCTTCGCCATCCGCACCCGCATGGGCACCGTTGTCCACACCGGCGACTTTAAGATCGACTCCACCCCCATCGACGGGGAGGTCATCGACCTGGCCCGCTTCGGTGCCCTGGGTCACGAGGGCGTTCTGGCCCTGCTGGCCGACTCCACCAATGTGGAGCGCCCCGGGTACACCATGAGTGAGCGAGCCGTGGGCAAGACCTTTACCCGCCAGTTCACCGGCTGCAAAAAGCGCATTATCGTCACCACCTTTGCCAGCAATGTCCACCGCATTCAGCAGGTCATTGACGCCGCCCACGCCTGTGGGCGCAAGGTGGCCGTCACCGGCCGCAGCATGGAGAATATTATGAAGGTCTCCACAGACCTGGGGTATATGAAGGTGCCCAAGGGCACCGTGGTGGACCTGAATCGGCTGAAAAATCTGCCCCCGGAGCAGCAGGTCATCGTCACCACCGGCTCCCAGGGCGAGGAAATGAGCGCCCTGTACCGCATGGCCTTCTCCACCCACAAGCAGATCGATGTGGGCCCCACGGACAAGGTCATCATCTCCGCCTCCGCCATCCCCGGCAACGAGGTGACGGTGGGCCGGGTCATCAACGAGCTGTTCCGTAAAGGCGTGGATGTAGTGTATGACAAGGCGGATATGCTCCATGTCTCCGGCCACGCCTGCCAGGAGGAGCTGAAGATCATCCATGCCCTCACTAAGCCCCGCTTCTTCATTCCCCTCCACGGCGAGCAGCGTATGCTGCAGATCCACAAGCGCGTGGCGGAGTCCATGGGCATGAACCCCAATAATATCGTGGTGGCCGACAACGGCTCCGTCATCGAGATCACCGGCAAGCACATTAAGTGCGAGACCAGCGTCCCCGCCGGCGAGGTGTTCGTGGACGGGTCCGGCGTGGGCGAGGTAGGGGCCGTGGTCCTCAACGACCGCAAGCTCCTGGCTGAGGACGGCATGGTGGTGGTGGTGCTGCCCATGTCCTCTCACGATCACCAGCTCCTGTGCCCGCCGGAGATCGTCACCCGGGGCTTCGTGTATGTAAAGGAGTCCGAGGAGCTGCTGCATCAGCTCCGGGAGGTGGCCCAGAAAACCGTGGACGCCATGCCCGCCCGGAAGCGCCGGGACGACGGCGAGGTCTCCCGGGCTGTACGCAGCGCCGTGAGCAGCTACCTGTATAAGCACACCAAGCGCAGCCCCATGGTCATCCCCATGGTCACAAAGCTGTAA
- a CDS encoding DHH family phosphoesterase — MNGKLRKLVQTNMVLYILLLLVFAGLTARLSPLLAAGEVAAALLVWYVSRRRNKVMQQQLHQYVERISGGADTAKTSNMLFAPMPMMVFNPDSEDVLWANDLFAELPGVGENIYESRVRDVVKGFETHWLMEGKPEYPGIFTWNDRRYRVFGCLSQPEEKGRFGVLATTYWMDVTDLEHMRSTLEETKPVAAIVMIDNYEDLMSACPEGKRSAIRAAIEEKMDQWRGTSGALLMKYDRDRYLMVFTEKQYEAFAQGRFAILDEVRTVQAAEGVYATMSIGVGREAGSYDALFKNAGLALEMALSRGGDQAVVKDRMNFEFYGGRAKTTEKRTKVKSRVMANALGDLMDETEHVYVMGHQYADMDTLGAAAGVCAIARKRGKVARIVMDTENNSVGPMLRKLKALPEYKDVFIGGGDAFLRVQPDTLLVVVDTNRPASVESEPLLEACNRVAVIDHHRRGSSYIEKMALNFHEPYASSASELVTELLGYLLEPGDLLKTEAEALLAGIVLDTKNFTNRTGGRTFEAAAYLRRAGADTQDVQRMFQSDLESMIDRYAIIRQAVLYREDLAIAAIDEECERVTAAKAADELLTLSGVQASFVFYPKDGGVYISARSLGEVNVQVIVEALGGGGNSTSAGGQLPGVTVEQVRQMLQEAIDKYYEKSNQGGTAK; from the coding sequence ATGAACGGGAAATTACGCAAGCTCGTGCAGACGAATATGGTGCTGTATATCCTGCTGCTGCTGGTGTTTGCCGGACTGACGGCGCGGCTGTCGCCGCTGCTTGCCGCCGGTGAGGTGGCGGCGGCCCTGCTGGTGTGGTATGTGAGCCGGCGGCGCAACAAGGTCATGCAGCAGCAGCTTCACCAGTATGTGGAGCGCATCTCCGGCGGCGCCGACACCGCCAAGACCAGCAATATGCTTTTCGCTCCCATGCCTATGATGGTCTTTAACCCCGACAGCGAGGATGTGCTGTGGGCCAACGACCTGTTTGCGGAGCTGCCGGGTGTGGGAGAGAACATCTATGAGTCCCGGGTGCGGGATGTGGTAAAGGGCTTCGAGACCCACTGGCTCATGGAGGGGAAGCCCGAGTATCCGGGGATTTTCACCTGGAACGACCGGCGCTATCGGGTGTTCGGCTGCCTGTCGCAGCCTGAGGAAAAGGGTCGCTTCGGGGTGCTGGCCACCACCTATTGGATGGATGTGACGGACCTGGAGCATATGCGCTCTACGCTGGAGGAGACCAAGCCCGTGGCCGCCATTGTGATGATCGATAACTACGAGGATCTGATGAGCGCCTGCCCGGAGGGGAAGCGCTCGGCGATACGGGCGGCCATTGAGGAGAAAATGGACCAGTGGCGGGGCACCTCCGGGGCGCTGCTGATGAAGTACGACCGGGACCGCTACCTGATGGTGTTCACGGAGAAGCAGTACGAGGCCTTTGCCCAGGGGCGGTTTGCCATTTTGGACGAGGTGCGCACGGTGCAGGCCGCCGAGGGCGTGTATGCCACCATGTCCATCGGCGTGGGCCGGGAGGCCGGGAGCTACGACGCGCTATTCAAAAATGCGGGTCTGGCGCTGGAGATGGCCCTGAGCCGGGGCGGAGACCAGGCCGTGGTAAAGGACCGGATGAATTTCGAGTTTTACGGCGGACGGGCCAAGACCACGGAAAAGCGCACAAAGGTGAAGTCCCGGGTCATGGCCAACGCCTTGGGCGACCTGATGGACGAAACGGAGCATGTGTATGTTATGGGCCACCAGTACGCCGACATGGATACCCTGGGCGCGGCGGCGGGCGTGTGCGCCATTGCCCGTAAGCGGGGCAAGGTCGCCCGGATCGTGATGGACACGGAGAACAACTCCGTGGGGCCCATGCTGCGAAAGCTGAAGGCCTTGCCGGAGTACAAGGATGTGTTCATCGGCGGCGGCGACGCCTTTTTGCGGGTACAGCCGGACACGCTCCTGGTGGTGGTGGATACCAACCGCCCGGCCAGTGTGGAGTCGGAGCCTCTGCTGGAGGCGTGCAACCGGGTGGCGGTCATTGACCATCATCGCCGGGGCAGCAGCTACATTGAAAAAATGGCCCTGAACTTCCACGAGCCCTACGCCTCCTCCGCCAGCGAACTGGTGACGGAGCTGCTGGGCTACCTGCTGGAGCCCGGCGACCTGCTGAAAACCGAGGCAGAGGCCCTGCTGGCGGGCATTGTGCTGGACACCAAGAACTTTACCAACCGCACCGGAGGCCGGACCTTTGAGGCGGCGGCGTATCTGCGCCGGGCCGGGGCCGACACCCAGGATGTGCAGCGGATGTTCCAGAGCGATCTGGAGTCTATGATCGACCGCTACGCCATCATACGCCAGGCGGTGCTGTACCGGGAGGACCTGGCCATCGCCGCCATCGACGAGGAGTGCGAGCGGGTGACGGCGGCCAAGGCGGCCGACGAGCTGCTGACCCTCAGCGGCGTGCAGGCATCGTTTGTGTTCTACCCAAAGGACGGCGGCGTGTATATCTCCGCCCGGTCCCTGGGCGAGGTGAATGTACAGGTCATTGTGGAGGCTCTGGGCGGCGGCGGCAACTCCACCAGCGCAGGCGGGCAGCTGCCCGGCGTGACGGTGGAGCAGGTGCGCCAAATGCTCCAGGAAGCCATTGATAAATATTACGAAAAATCCAACCAAGGAGGAACTGCAAAATGA
- the rplI gene encoding 50S ribosomal protein L9, translating to MKVILKADVRGKGKKGQMIEVAEGYARNFLMPKGLAVLATADAVNTMRLQEKAKAKADAEAKAAATALAEKLKGVQVKVVSKGGEGGKLFGAVTGREISAALTEQHGVDIDSKKLVLDEPIKSFGSYQVKAKLGFEISGTVYVIVTEEK from the coding sequence ATGAAAGTTATCTTAAAGGCCGATGTGAGAGGCAAGGGTAAGAAGGGCCAGATGATCGAGGTGGCCGAAGGCTACGCCCGGAACTTCCTGATGCCCAAGGGCTTGGCCGTTCTGGCTACGGCGGACGCGGTAAACACCATGCGCCTGCAGGAAAAGGCAAAGGCCAAGGCCGACGCGGAGGCTAAGGCTGCCGCCACGGCCCTTGCCGAGAAGCTCAAGGGCGTGCAGGTGAAGGTGGTCTCCAAGGGCGGCGAGGGCGGTAAGCTCTTCGGCGCCGTGACGGGCCGGGAAATTTCCGCTGCCCTGACGGAGCAGCACGGCGTGGACATCGACAGCAAGAAGCTGGTGCTGGACGAGCCCATCAAGAGCTTCGGCAGCTATCAGGTGAAGGCCAAGCTGGGCTTTGAGATCAGCGGCACGGTGTATGTGATCGTGACGGAGGAGAAGTAA
- the dnaB gene encoding replicative DNA helicase, translated as MPMDELLSRAMPHSPEAEQAVLGSMLIDADCIKDVMDRLQPQDFYLRQNREIFETIYSMFIYSKPIDGVTVAREMEKAGVYREDTRAYLLQLMEVTPTSANVLEYAGIIRDKALLRSMAKAAGDIAAMVQEGVGNAGEILASAEQKIYAIRQGRGSQEMTHVGVVVEEVMDQLAKLTAGAEPPGLSTGLSAVDRKINGLNKSDLLLLAARPGMGKTSMALNVALSVAKASPEKTVAVFSLEMSKEQLVTRLLANEGLIENTRLATGNLRESDWEKIAQAASVLNRTNIRIDDNPLLTVADMNAKCRRLENLGLVVIDYLQLMTSAGGRSYSGENRQQAVADISRMLKIMAKELQVPVLCLSQLSRANEKREDKRPMLSDLRESGAIEQDADIVLFLYRDDYYNEDSEKRNIAECIVAKNRHGETGKVELRWMPEYTAFSTLENRYEEE; from the coding sequence ATGCCTATGGACGAGCTGCTGAGCCGTGCCATGCCCCATTCCCCGGAGGCGGAGCAGGCGGTGCTGGGGTCCATGCTCATTGACGCGGACTGCATCAAGGATGTGATGGACCGGCTCCAGCCCCAGGATTTTTACCTGCGGCAAAATCGGGAGATCTTCGAGACCATTTATTCCATGTTCATCTACTCCAAGCCCATCGACGGCGTGACGGTGGCCCGGGAGATGGAAAAAGCCGGGGTATACCGGGAGGATACCCGGGCGTATCTGCTGCAGCTTATGGAGGTGACCCCGACCTCTGCCAATGTACTGGAGTACGCGGGCATCATCCGGGACAAGGCCCTGCTGCGCTCCATGGCCAAGGCCGCCGGGGACATTGCGGCCATGGTCCAGGAGGGGGTGGGCAACGCCGGGGAAATTCTCGCCTCGGCGGAGCAGAAGATCTATGCCATCCGCCAGGGCCGGGGCTCTCAGGAGATGACCCATGTGGGCGTGGTGGTGGAGGAGGTCATGGACCAGTTGGCCAAGCTCACCGCCGGAGCTGAGCCTCCGGGCCTGTCTACGGGACTTTCCGCTGTGGACAGAAAGATCAACGGCCTGAATAAGTCCGACCTGCTGCTTCTGGCCGCCCGGCCCGGTATGGGCAAGACCAGTATGGCCCTGAATGTGGCGCTGTCGGTGGCCAAGGCGTCGCCGGAGAAAACCGTGGCTGTATTTTCCCTGGAAATGTCCAAGGAGCAGCTGGTGACAAGGCTTTTGGCCAATGAGGGACTGATCGAAAACACAAGACTCGCCACCGGCAACCTGCGGGAGAGCGACTGGGAGAAGATCGCCCAGGCCGCCTCGGTTCTGAATCGTACCAACATCCGCATCGACGACAACCCCTTGCTCACCGTGGCGGACATGAACGCCAAGTGCCGCAGGCTCGAAAACCTGGGATTGGTGGTTATCGACTACCTGCAGCTCATGACCTCCGCCGGGGGCAGAAGCTACAGCGGCGAGAACCGCCAGCAGGCGGTGGCGGACATTTCCCGTATGCTGAAGATCATGGCAAAGGAGCTGCAGGTGCCGGTGTTGTGCCTGTCGCAGCTGTCCCGTGCCAACGAGAAGCGGGAGGATAAGAGACCCATGCTCTCGGACCTGCGTGAGTCCGGCGCCATTGAGCAGGATGCGGACATCGTCTTGTTCCTGTACCGGGACGACTATTATAATGAAGATTCCGAAAAGCGGAATATTGCCGAGTGCATCGTGGCCAAGAACCGTCACGGCGAGACCGGCAAGGTGGAGCTGCGCTGGATGCCGGAATACACCGCCTTCAGCACCCTGGAAAACCGCTATGAGGAGGAGTGA
- the tilS gene encoding tRNA lysidine(34) synthetase TilS — protein MRRSEGLDLLPFMRRWDMLPPPGGRILCAVSGGRDSMCLLHYLWTLGRRENFSVAAVHMNHGQRETAQRDVLFVQDFCRERGIPCVTEQVSVPEKAKEWGVGIEEAGRRLRYETFRRAAELTCADRIATAHHAADQAETVLLNLLRGTGPEGLAGIPPVRGEIIRPLLETSRQEIEAYLEQHGIDHVEDETNGDRSLTRNRLRLDIMPLLRELYPGAEGSICRTAEILRREEECWRELVERALPERGTEMERRVLLELPYALRLRALRALVERTAVGRKDYGAAHYEAMERLAHGPGGLLHLPGGVVALCRGEKFSLEKEDRAPETVALLPGVTRWGGYTVLLEKSEHPVSGGNALVLDADKITGGLTLGPCRPGDGLYLPEGRGRRSVKRLCLDRGLDPVERDRLPAVYAGGRLAAVWPLGTDREFLPRETGGMRIIITIERETSGGQNDG, from the coding sequence ATGAGGAGGAGTGAGGGTCTGGACCTGCTGCCGTTTATGCGGCGGTGGGATATGCTGCCCCCTCCGGGAGGACGCATTCTCTGCGCCGTCAGCGGCGGGCGGGACTCCATGTGCCTGCTTCACTACCTGTGGACCCTTGGCCGGCGGGAGAATTTTTCCGTGGCCGCTGTGCATATGAATCACGGCCAGCGGGAGACGGCCCAAAGAGATGTGCTTTTCGTTCAGGATTTTTGCCGGGAGCGGGGCATCCCCTGCGTTACGGAGCAGGTGAGTGTGCCGGAAAAGGCAAAGGAGTGGGGCGTGGGCATCGAGGAGGCCGGGCGGCGGCTGCGGTATGAGACCTTCCGCCGGGCGGCGGAGCTGACCTGCGCGGACCGCATCGCCACGGCCCACCATGCCGCCGACCAGGCGGAGACGGTGCTGCTGAACCTGCTGCGGGGCACGGGCCCCGAGGGCCTGGCGGGGATCCCTCCGGTGCGGGGGGAGATCATCCGTCCCCTGCTGGAGACCTCCCGGCAGGAGATCGAGGCCTATTTGGAGCAGCACGGCATCGACCATGTGGAGGATGAGACCAACGGCGACAGGAGCCTGACCCGAAATCGGCTCCGGCTGGACATTATGCCGCTGCTGCGGGAGCTGTATCCCGGCGCAGAAGGGAGCATCTGCCGCACGGCGGAGATCCTCCGGCGGGAGGAGGAGTGCTGGCGGGAGCTGGTGGAGCGAGCCCTGCCCGAGAGGGGCACGGAGATGGAGCGCCGGGTGCTGCTGGAGCTTCCCTATGCCCTGCGGCTGCGGGCCCTGCGGGCCCTGGTGGAGCGCACTGCCGTGGGCCGAAAGGATTACGGCGCGGCGCACTACGAGGCTATGGAGCGGCTGGCCCACGGGCCGGGGGGGCTTTTACACCTGCCCGGAGGGGTGGTGGCCTTGTGCCGGGGAGAAAAATTTTCCCTGGAAAAGGAGGACAGAGCCCCGGAGACCGTGGCGCTGCTGCCGGGGGTGACCCGGTGGGGCGGATATACCGTTTTACTTGAAAAATCGGAGCATCCTGTCTCCGGGGGAAATGCGCTGGTGCTGGATGCGGATAAGATAACCGGCGGGCTCACCCTGGGCCCGTGCAGGCCCGGGGACGGGCTGTACCTGCCGGAAGGCCGGGGACGGCGCAGCGTGAAGCGGCTGTGCCTGGACCGGGGCCTGGACCCCGTGGAGCGGGATAGACTGCCTGCCGTTTACGCAGGCGGAAGGCTGGCGGCGGTGTGGCCGCTGGGCACAGATCGGGAATTTCTGCCCCGGGAGACCGGAGGCATGAGGATTATAATTACCATTGAGAGAGAAACATCAGGAGGACAGAATGATGGCTAA
- the hpt gene encoding hypoxanthine phosphoribosyltransferase, with amino-acid sequence MMAKSNMNQDILKVLLSEEQLHQRIQEMGDELFEKFRDKDPMFVGVLNGCFVFMADLVRAAQLKSEVEFISVSSYKNATKSSGVVEITRDLQRDITGRDIIVVEDILDSGNTLYFLRNYLLAKGARSITVVTLLDKPSRREKPIVADLSGFEVPDEFVVGFGLDYCQQYRNMPYIGVLKPEVYSK; translated from the coding sequence ATGATGGCTAAAAGCAACATGAATCAGGATATTTTGAAGGTACTGCTGTCGGAGGAGCAGCTGCATCAGCGCATTCAGGAGATGGGCGATGAGCTGTTTGAAAAGTTCCGGGACAAGGACCCTATGTTTGTGGGCGTGCTCAACGGGTGCTTTGTGTTTATGGCAGACCTGGTACGGGCCGCTCAGCTCAAGAGCGAGGTGGAGTTCATCAGCGTGTCCTCCTATAAAAACGCCACCAAGAGCTCCGGCGTGGTGGAGATCACCCGGGATCTGCAGCGGGATATTACGGGCCGCGACATCATTGTGGTAGAGGATATTCTCGACTCCGGCAATACCCTCTATTTCCTGCGCAATTATCTGCTGGCCAAGGGCGCCCGGTCTATTACCGTTGTGACCCTGCTGGATAAGCCCTCCCGCCGGGAAAAGCCCATTGTGGCCGACCTGTCTGGGTTTGAGGTGCCGGACGAGTTTGTGGTGGGCTTTGGCCTGGACTACTGCCAGCAGTACCGCAATATGCCCTATATCGGCGTGCTGAAGCCCGAGGTGTACAGCAAGTAA
- the lepB gene encoding signal peptidase I: MDENRDGFPEEAQDRQDHRAEAPLPDMELPELFRQENAPEETGQPVREPRQTRAAQPGRRLQKENTWRRLWKDYGYIPVTVVCMLLLFKVIFQIAWVPSGSMETTLPTRSLLLSWQLPYAVSDPTPQRGEIVTFWSDEMGKLLVKRVIGLPGDTVSFRDGYVYVNGEELDESYLPRQGISASGSREEYAVPEGHLFFLGDNRTGSWDARSWDDPFIPVENVRSHVLVCIFFLKGNSWLGIRAVA; the protein is encoded by the coding sequence ATGGACGAAAACAGAGACGGCTTTCCGGAGGAGGCACAGGACCGGCAGGATCACCGGGCGGAGGCTCCCCTGCCGGACATGGAGCTGCCGGAGCTATTCCGGCAGGAGAATGCCCCGGAGGAGACCGGGCAGCCGGTGAGAGAACCCAGGCAGACCCGGGCGGCGCAGCCCGGACGCAGACTGCAAAAGGAGAACACCTGGCGCAGGCTGTGGAAGGACTACGGCTACATCCCGGTGACGGTGGTGTGTATGCTGCTGCTGTTCAAGGTGATCTTTCAGATCGCCTGGGTGCCCAGCGGCTCCATGGAGACTACCCTGCCCACCAGATCCCTGCTGCTGTCGTGGCAGCTTCCCTACGCCGTCAGCGACCCCACGCCCCAGCGGGGGGAGATCGTGACCTTCTGGAGCGATGAAATGGGCAAGCTCCTGGTCAAGCGGGTCATCGGACTGCCCGGGGACACCGTGAGCTTTCGGGACGGCTATGTGTATGTAAACGGGGAGGAGCTGGATGAGTCTTACCTGCCCCGGCAGGGCATAAGCGCCAGCGGCAGCCGGGAAGAATATGCGGTGCCGGAGGGACATCTGTTTTTCCTGGGAGATAACCGCACCGGCTCCTGGGATGCGCGCTCCTGGGACGATCCCTTCATCCCGGTGGAAAATGTGCGGTCCCATGTGTTGGTGTGCATATTCTTTTTGAAGGGAAACAGCTGGCTCGGTATTCGAGCGGTGGCGTGA
- the ftsH gene encoding ATP-dependent zinc metalloprotease FtsH — MTERRRVRPGSILFLLLLVLCVFTLARNIGAGDSGIAYSQMCQYFREEKVQSFTITGDSLQAKLQDGTVVVCTIGSVETFYSDLDGLVQQQVESGIVKEQSFIHATNWVSALLPYVMGFIALLLIINLMGRMAGGNAAAQDKMAKFGQARVQMPGRGENRVTFDDVAGADEEKEELQEIVEFLREPDKYLQLGAHIPKGVLLVGPPGTGKTLLAKSVAGEADVAFLSISGSDFVEMYVGVGASRVRDLFEQAKKQSPAIVFIDEIDAVGRQRGSGLGGGHDEREQTLNQLLVEMDGFTASQGVVVLAATNRVDILDPALLRPGRFDRQVYVGLPDIKGREEILKIHARNKPLAEDVNLGEIARGTAGFTGADLENLLNEAALLSGRRGEPVIRQKTIQESIIKVIAGPEKHSRVIPQAERRLTAFHEAGHAIAAHELPGQDPVHQITIVPRGQAGGMTISLPEEDRSYLSKRYMEDEIVVLLGGRAAEELMLGDISTGASNDLQRATTIARKMVGTYGMSGRLGHVAFDAGSDEVFIGKSMGHTRPYSEKIAAEMDDEIQQILSDAYDRCTEILKRQRMELQAVADFLLEHETMTAEEFASVFKTENP; from the coding sequence GTGACGGAGAGACGAAGAGTGCGGCCCGGCAGCATCCTGTTTTTGCTGCTGCTGGTGCTGTGCGTTTTTACATTGGCCCGAAACATCGGCGCCGGTGACAGCGGCATTGCATACAGCCAGATGTGCCAGTATTTCCGGGAGGAGAAGGTGCAGAGCTTCACCATCACCGGCGACAGCCTGCAGGCCAAGCTGCAGGACGGCACGGTGGTGGTTTGCACCATCGGCAGCGTGGAGACCTTTTACAGTGACTTAGACGGCCTGGTGCAGCAGCAGGTGGAAAGCGGCATCGTGAAGGAGCAGAGCTTCATCCACGCTACCAACTGGGTCTCCGCCCTGCTGCCCTATGTGATGGGCTTCATCGCCCTGCTGCTGATTATTAACCTTATGGGGCGCATGGCCGGGGGAAATGCCGCCGCCCAAGACAAAATGGCCAAGTTCGGCCAGGCCCGGGTGCAGATGCCCGGCCGGGGCGAAAACCGCGTCACCTTTGACGATGTGGCCGGGGCCGACGAGGAAAAGGAGGAGCTACAGGAGATCGTGGAGTTCCTCCGGGAGCCGGACAAGTATTTGCAACTGGGCGCCCATATCCCCAAGGGCGTGCTGCTGGTGGGCCCTCCGGGTACGGGCAAAACGCTGCTGGCGAAGTCTGTGGCCGGGGAGGCGGATGTGGCGTTTTTGTCCATCTCGGGCTCTGATTTTGTGGAGATGTATGTGGGCGTGGGCGCCAGCCGTGTGCGCGATTTGTTTGAGCAGGCGAAAAAGCAGTCCCCGGCCATTGTATTCATCGATGAGATCGACGCCGTGGGCCGCCAGAGAGGCAGCGGCCTGGGCGGCGGACACGATGAGCGGGAGCAGACCCTCAACCAGCTTCTGGTGGAGATGGACGGCTTCACCGCCAGCCAGGGCGTAGTGGTCCTGGCCGCCACCAACCGGGTGGATATTCTGGACCCGGCGCTGCTGCGCCCGGGCCGGTTTGACCGCCAGGTCTATGTGGGCCTGCCGGACATCAAGGGCCGGGAGGAAATTCTGAAAATTCATGCCCGGAATAAGCCTCTGGCAGAGGATGTGAACCTGGGAGAGATCGCCCGGGGCACCGCGGGCTTCACCGGGGCGGACCTGGAGAACCTGCTCAATGAGGCGGCGCTGCTCTCGGGCCGTCGGGGCGAGCCGGTGATCCGGCAAAAGACCATTCAGGAGTCCATTATTAAGGTTATCGCCGGGCCGGAGAAGCACAGCCGTGTCATTCCCCAGGCCGAGCGCAGGCTCACCGCCTTTCATGAGGCGGGCCACGCCATTGCAGCCCATGAACTGCCGGGTCAGGACCCGGTGCATCAGATCACCATTGTGCCCCGGGGCCAGGCGGGGGGCATGACCATCAGCCTGCCGGAGGAGGACCGCTCCTATCTGTCCAAGCGCTACATGGAGGACGAGATCGTGGTGCTGTTGGGCGGTCGGGCGGCCGAGGAGCTGATGCTGGGAGATATTTCCACCGGTGCATCCAACGATCTGCAGCGGGCCACCACCATCGCCCGCAAAATGGTGGGCACCTACGGTATGTCCGGCCGCCTGGGCCATGTGGCCTTTGACGCGGGCAGCGACGAGGTGTTCATAGGCAAGAGTATGGGCCACACCCGCCCCTATTCGGAGAAAATCGCCGCTGAGATGGACGACGAGATCCAGCAGATCCTCTCGGACGCTTACGACCGCTGCACGGAGATCCTGAAGCGCCAGCGGATGGAGCTGCAGGCGGTGGCGGACTTCCTGCTGGAGCATGAGACCATGACGGCAGAGGAATTTGCGTCTGTTTTTAAGACGGAAAACCCGTAA